The Pan troglodytes isolate AG18354 chromosome 8, NHGRI_mPanTro3-v2.0_pri, whole genome shotgun sequence genome window below encodes:
- the CAMK2G gene encoding calcium/calmodulin-dependent protein kinase type II subunit gamma isoform X33, with translation MSTSETSKHRVTGGELFEDIVAREYYSEADASHCIHQILESVNHIHQHDIVHRDLKPENLLLASKCKGAAVKLADFGLAIEVQGEQQAWFGFAGTPGYLSPEVLRKDPYGKPVDIWACGVILYILLVGYPPFWDEDQHKLYQQIKAGAYDFPSPEWDTVTPEAKNLINQMLTINPAKRITADQALKHPWVCQRSTVASMMHRQETVECLRKFNARRKLKGAILTTMLVSRNFSVGRQSSAPASPAASAAGLAGQAAKSLLNKKSDGGVKKRKSSSSVHLMEPQTTVVHNATDGIKGSTESCNTTTEDEDLKAAPLRTGNGSSVPEGRSSRDRTAPSAGMQPQPSLCSSAMRKQEIIKITEQLIEAINNGDFEAYTKICDPGLTSFEPEALGNLVEGMDFHKFYFENREWVRAADILLPAPSPLCLCLLLTFSSQLPTFPLFDLRAALLLCMLVPLCPDGCRQAPLKALLLSSKCHSFCSCLVAVPVTTIKLTYFLPGAVAYACNPSTLGG, from the exons TGTTACCGGCGGGGAGCTGTTTGAAGACATTGTGGCCAGAGAGTACTACAGTGAAGCAGATGCCAG CCACTGTATACATCAGATTCTGGAGAGTGTTAACCACATCCACCAGCATGACATCGTCCACAGGGACCTGAAG CCTGAGAACCTGCTGCTGGCGAGTAAATGCAAGGGTGCCGCCGTCAAGCTGGCTGATTTTGGCCTAGCCATCGAAGTACAGGGAGAGCAGCAGGCTTGGTTTG GTTTTGCTGGCACCCCAGGTTACTTGTCCCCTGAGGTCTTGAGGAAAGATCCCTATGGAAAACCTGTGGATATCTGGGCCTGCG GGGTCATCCTGTATATCCTCCTGGTGGGCTATCCTCCCTTCTGGGATGAGGATCAGCACAAGCTGTATCAGCAGATCAAGGCTGGAGCCTATGAT TTCCCATCACCAGAATGGGACACGGTAACTCCTGAAGCCAAGAACTTGATCAACCAGATGCTGACCATAAACCCAGCCAAGCGCATCACGGCTGACCAGGCTCTCAAGCACCCGTGGGTCTGT CAACGATCCACGGTGGCATCCATGATGCATCGTCAGGAGACTGTGGAGTGTTTGCGCAAGTTCAATGCCCGGAGAAAACTGAAG GGTGCCATCCTCACGACCATGCTTGTCTCCAGGAACTTCTCAG TTGGCAGGCAGAGCTCCGCCCCCGCCTCGCCTGCCGCGAGCGCCGCCGGCCTGGCCGGGCAAG CTGCCAAAAGCCTATTGAACAAGAAGTCGGATGGCGGTGTCAAG AAAAGGAAGTCGAGTTCCAGCGTGCACCTAATG GAGCCACAAACCACTGTGGTACACAACGCTACAGATGGGATCAAG GGCTCCACAGAGAGCTGCAACACCACCACAGAAGATGAGGACCTCAAAG CTGCCCCGCTCCGCACTGGGAATGGCAGCTCGGTGCCTGAAGGACGGAGCTCCCGGGACAGAACAGCCCCCTCTGCAGGCATGCAGCCCCAGCCTTCTCTCTGCTCCTCAGCCA TGCGAAAACAGGAGATCATTAAGATTACAGAACAGCTGATTGAAGCCATAAACAATGGGGACTTTGAGGCGTACAC gAAGATTTGTGATCCAGGCCTCACTTCCTTTGAGCCTGAGGCCCTTGGTAACCTCGTGGAGGGGATGGATTTCCATAAGTTTTACTTTGAGAATCGTGAGTGGGTTCGTGCTGCTGATATACTCCTGCCTGCCCCTTCACCcctttgtctctgtctcctgCTCACCTTCTCATCCCAGTTGCCCACTTTTCCCTTATTTGACCTTCGTGCTGCACTCCTACTCTGTATGCTTGTCCCCTTGTGCCCTGATGGTTGTAGACAGGCACCTTTGAAGGCCCTGCTCCTGAGCTCCAAGTGCCATTCATTCTGCAGCTGCCTTGTGGCAGTGCCAGTCACCACAATCAAGCTCACTTATttcttgccgggcgcggtggcttacgcctgtaatcccagcactttgggaggctga